In Malus sylvestris chromosome 15, drMalSylv7.2, whole genome shotgun sequence, a single genomic region encodes these proteins:
- the LOC126604854 gene encoding alpha/beta hydrolase domain-containing protein WAV2-like isoform X4, which yields MVSYVNALLYGVGGLVVAGMALLVALQERLVYVPVLPGLTKSYPITPARLRLTYEDVWLHSSDGVRLHAWFIKLFPHCRGPTLLFFQENAGNIAHRLEMVRIMLQKLQCNVFMLSYRGYGASEGYPSQHGIIKDAQVALDHLSQRTDIDTSRIVVFGRSLGGAVGTVVTKNNPDKVAALIVENTFTSILDMAGVLLPFLKWFIGGSGSKGPKALNFLVRSPWSTIDVIGEVKQPILFLSGLQDEMIPPSHMQMLYAKAAAHNKQCVFVEFPTGMHMDTWLTGGDNYWRTVQEFLQQHVPAKNDDESSHTDRAIESSL from the exons ATGGTGTCGTACGTGAACGCGCTGCTGTACGGGGTGGGCGGCCTGGTGGTGGCCGGCATGGCATTGCTCGTCGCCCTCCAGGAGCGGCTTGTCTACGTCCCCGTCCTGCCGGGTCTCACCAAGTCCTACCCGATTACCCCCGCCCGCCTACGCCTTACTTACGAGGACGTCTGGCTCCACTCCTCCGACGGCGTTCGCCTCCACGCTTGGTTCATCAAGCTCTTCCCCCACTGCAGAG GTCCAACCCTCTTGTTTTTCCAAGAAAATGCTGGAA ACATTGCTCATCGCCTCGAAATGGTCCGGATAATGTTACAGAAATTGCAATGTAACGTGTTCATGCTTTCATATCGAGG TTATGGAGCAAGTGAAGGATATCCTTCTCAGCATGGGATCATAAAAGATGCTCAG GTTGCATTGGATCATCTTTCTCAGAGGACTGACATTGACACATCTAGAATAGTTGTCTTTGGAAGGTCACTTGGTGGTGCTGTTGGAACTGTGGTCACTAAAAACAACCCTGATAAG GTTGCTGCACTGATAGTGGAAAACACCTTCACATCTATTTTGGACATGGCTGGAGTTTTACTCCCTTTCTTGAAGTGGTTTATTGGAGGCAGTGGTTCAAAAGGTCCTAAAGCACTTAATTTTCTTGTACGGTCTCCTTGGAGTACAATTGATGTCATTGGTGAG GTTAAGCAGCCAATCCTCTTTCTCTCCGGCTTGCAAGATGAGATGATTCCTCCGTCCCATATGCAAATGCTGTATGCCAAAGCAGCTGCCCATAATAAGCAGTGTGTTTTTGTGGAATTTCCCACTGGCATGCATATGGATACTTGGCTCACTGGTGGTGATAATTATTGGAGAACGGTCCAGGAGTTTCTTCAACAACATGTTCCAGCAAAAAATGATGATGAATCGTCTCACACTGATAGAG CAATTGAAAGCTCTCTTTGA
- the LOC126604854 gene encoding alpha/beta hydrolase domain-containing protein WAV2-like isoform X3, giving the protein MVSYVNALLYGVGGLVVAGMALLVALQERLVYVPVLPGLTKSYPITPARLRLTYEDVWLHSSDGVRLHAWFIKLFPHCRGPTLLFFQENAGNIAHRLEMVRIMLQKLQCNVFMLSYRGYGASEGYPSQHGIIKDAQVALDHLSQRTDIDTSRIVVFGRSLGGAVGTVVTKNNPDKVAALIVENTFTSILDMAGVLLPFLKWFIGGSGSKGPKALNFLVRSPWSTIDVIGEVKQPILFLSGLQDEMIPPSHMQMLYAKAAAHNKQCVFVEFPTGMHMDTWLTGGDNYWRTVQEFLQQHVPAKNDDESSHTDRAAAIESSL; this is encoded by the exons ATGGTGTCGTACGTGAACGCGCTGCTGTACGGGGTGGGCGGCCTGGTGGTGGCCGGCATGGCATTGCTCGTCGCCCTCCAGGAGCGGCTTGTCTACGTCCCCGTCCTGCCGGGTCTCACCAAGTCCTACCCGATTACCCCCGCCCGCCTACGCCTTACTTACGAGGACGTCTGGCTCCACTCCTCCGACGGCGTTCGCCTCCACGCTTGGTTCATCAAGCTCTTCCCCCACTGCAGAG GTCCAACCCTCTTGTTTTTCCAAGAAAATGCTGGAA ACATTGCTCATCGCCTCGAAATGGTCCGGATAATGTTACAGAAATTGCAATGTAACGTGTTCATGCTTTCATATCGAGG TTATGGAGCAAGTGAAGGATATCCTTCTCAGCATGGGATCATAAAAGATGCTCAG GTTGCATTGGATCATCTTTCTCAGAGGACTGACATTGACACATCTAGAATAGTTGTCTTTGGAAGGTCACTTGGTGGTGCTGTTGGAACTGTGGTCACTAAAAACAACCCTGATAAG GTTGCTGCACTGATAGTGGAAAACACCTTCACATCTATTTTGGACATGGCTGGAGTTTTACTCCCTTTCTTGAAGTGGTTTATTGGAGGCAGTGGTTCAAAAGGTCCTAAAGCACTTAATTTTCTTGTACGGTCTCCTTGGAGTACAATTGATGTCATTGGTGAG GTTAAGCAGCCAATCCTCTTTCTCTCCGGCTTGCAAGATGAGATGATTCCTCCGTCCCATATGCAAATGCTGTATGCCAAAGCAGCTGCCCATAATAAGCAGTGTGTTTTTGTGGAATTTCCCACTGGCATGCATATGGATACTTGGCTCACTGGTGGTGATAATTATTGGAGAACGGTCCAGGAGTTTCTTCAACAACATGTTCCAGCAAAAAATGATGATGAATCGTCTCACACTGATAGAG CTGCAGCAATTGAAAGCTCTCTTTGA
- the LOC126604854 gene encoding alpha/beta hydrolase domain-containing protein WAV2-like isoform X5, with amino-acid sequence MVSYVNALLYGVGGLVVAGMALLVALQERLVYVPVLPGLTKSYPITPARLRLTYEDVWLHSSDGVRLHAWFIKLFPHCRGPTLLFFQENAGNIAHRLEMVRIMLQKLQCNVFMLSYRGYGASEGYPSQHGIIKDAQVALDHLSQRTDIDTSRIVVFGRSLGGAVGTVVTKNNPDKVAALIVENTFTSILDMAGVLLPFLKWFIGGSGSKGPKALNFLVRSPWSTIDVIGEVKQPILFLSGLQDEMIPPSHMQMLYAKAAAHNKQCVFVEFPTGMHMDTWLTGGDNYWRTVQEFLQQHVPAKNDDESSHTDRDVGAK; translated from the exons ATGGTGTCGTACGTGAACGCGCTGCTGTACGGGGTGGGCGGCCTGGTGGTGGCCGGCATGGCATTGCTCGTCGCCCTCCAGGAGCGGCTTGTCTACGTCCCCGTCCTGCCGGGTCTCACCAAGTCCTACCCGATTACCCCCGCCCGCCTACGCCTTACTTACGAGGACGTCTGGCTCCACTCCTCCGACGGCGTTCGCCTCCACGCTTGGTTCATCAAGCTCTTCCCCCACTGCAGAG GTCCAACCCTCTTGTTTTTCCAAGAAAATGCTGGAA ACATTGCTCATCGCCTCGAAATGGTCCGGATAATGTTACAGAAATTGCAATGTAACGTGTTCATGCTTTCATATCGAGG TTATGGAGCAAGTGAAGGATATCCTTCTCAGCATGGGATCATAAAAGATGCTCAG GTTGCATTGGATCATCTTTCTCAGAGGACTGACATTGACACATCTAGAATAGTTGTCTTTGGAAGGTCACTTGGTGGTGCTGTTGGAACTGTGGTCACTAAAAACAACCCTGATAAG GTTGCTGCACTGATAGTGGAAAACACCTTCACATCTATTTTGGACATGGCTGGAGTTTTACTCCCTTTCTTGAAGTGGTTTATTGGAGGCAGTGGTTCAAAAGGTCCTAAAGCACTTAATTTTCTTGTACGGTCTCCTTGGAGTACAATTGATGTCATTGGTGAG GTTAAGCAGCCAATCCTCTTTCTCTCCGGCTTGCAAGATGAGATGATTCCTCCGTCCCATATGCAAATGCTGTATGCCAAAGCAGCTGCCCATAATAAGCAGTGTGTTTTTGTGGAATTTCCCACTGGCATGCATATGGATACTTGGCTCACTGGTGGTGATAATTATTGGAGAACGGTCCAGGAGTTTCTTCAACAACATGTTCCAGCAAAAAATGATGATGAATCGTCTCACACTGATAGAG ATGTGGGGGCAAAGTGA
- the LOC126604854 gene encoding alpha/beta hydrolase domain-containing protein WAV2-like isoform X1, which produces MVSYVNALLYGVGGLVVAGMALLVALQERLVYVPVLPGLTKSYPITPARLRLTYEDVWLHSSDGVRLHAWFIKLFPHCRGPTLLFFQENAGNIAHRLEMVRIMLQKLQCNVFMLSYRGYGASEGYPSQHGIIKDAQVALDHLSQRTDIDTSRIVVFGRSLGGAVGTVVTKNNPDKVAALIVENTFTSILDMAGVLLPFLKWFIGGSGSKGPKALNFLVRSPWSTIDVIGEVKQPILFLSGLQDEMIPPSHMQMLYAKAAAHNKQCVFVEFPTGMHMDTWLTGGDNYWRTVQEFLQQHVPAKNDDESSHTDRAWLSSKILNYLTTRQVPLGRG; this is translated from the exons ATGGTGTCGTACGTGAACGCGCTGCTGTACGGGGTGGGCGGCCTGGTGGTGGCCGGCATGGCATTGCTCGTCGCCCTCCAGGAGCGGCTTGTCTACGTCCCCGTCCTGCCGGGTCTCACCAAGTCCTACCCGATTACCCCCGCCCGCCTACGCCTTACTTACGAGGACGTCTGGCTCCACTCCTCCGACGGCGTTCGCCTCCACGCTTGGTTCATCAAGCTCTTCCCCCACTGCAGAG GTCCAACCCTCTTGTTTTTCCAAGAAAATGCTGGAA ACATTGCTCATCGCCTCGAAATGGTCCGGATAATGTTACAGAAATTGCAATGTAACGTGTTCATGCTTTCATATCGAGG TTATGGAGCAAGTGAAGGATATCCTTCTCAGCATGGGATCATAAAAGATGCTCAG GTTGCATTGGATCATCTTTCTCAGAGGACTGACATTGACACATCTAGAATAGTTGTCTTTGGAAGGTCACTTGGTGGTGCTGTTGGAACTGTGGTCACTAAAAACAACCCTGATAAG GTTGCTGCACTGATAGTGGAAAACACCTTCACATCTATTTTGGACATGGCTGGAGTTTTACTCCCTTTCTTGAAGTGGTTTATTGGAGGCAGTGGTTCAAAAGGTCCTAAAGCACTTAATTTTCTTGTACGGTCTCCTTGGAGTACAATTGATGTCATTGGTGAG GTTAAGCAGCCAATCCTCTTTCTCTCCGGCTTGCAAGATGAGATGATTCCTCCGTCCCATATGCAAATGCTGTATGCCAAAGCAGCTGCCCATAATAAGCAGTGTGTTTTTGTGGAATTTCCCACTGGCATGCATATGGATACTTGGCTCACTGGTGGTGATAATTATTGGAGAACGGTCCAGGAGTTTCTTCAACAACATGTTCCAGCAAAAAATGATGATGAATCGTCTCACACTGATAGAG CCTGGTTGAGTTCTAAAATACTTAATTATTTGACTACACGTCAAGTACCACTGGGGCGGGGGTGA
- the LOC126604854 gene encoding alpha/beta hydrolase domain-containing protein WAV2-like isoform X2, which yields MVSYVNALLYGVGGLVVAGMALLVALQERLVYVPVLPGLTKSYPITPARLRLTYEDVWLHSSDGVRLHAWFIKLFPHCRGPTLLFFQENAGNIAHRLEMVRIMLQKLQCNVFMLSYRGYGASEGYPSQHGIIKDAQVALDHLSQRTDIDTSRIVVFGRSLGGAVGTVVTKNNPDKVAALIVENTFTSILDMAGVLLPFLKWFIGGSGSKGPKALNFLVRSPWSTIDVIGEVKQPILFLSGLQDEMIPPSHMQMLYAKAAAHNKQCVFVEFPTGMHMDTWLTGGDNYWRTVQEFLQQHVPAKNDDESSHTDRGLTWEWMLALQPG from the exons ATGGTGTCGTACGTGAACGCGCTGCTGTACGGGGTGGGCGGCCTGGTGGTGGCCGGCATGGCATTGCTCGTCGCCCTCCAGGAGCGGCTTGTCTACGTCCCCGTCCTGCCGGGTCTCACCAAGTCCTACCCGATTACCCCCGCCCGCCTACGCCTTACTTACGAGGACGTCTGGCTCCACTCCTCCGACGGCGTTCGCCTCCACGCTTGGTTCATCAAGCTCTTCCCCCACTGCAGAG GTCCAACCCTCTTGTTTTTCCAAGAAAATGCTGGAA ACATTGCTCATCGCCTCGAAATGGTCCGGATAATGTTACAGAAATTGCAATGTAACGTGTTCATGCTTTCATATCGAGG TTATGGAGCAAGTGAAGGATATCCTTCTCAGCATGGGATCATAAAAGATGCTCAG GTTGCATTGGATCATCTTTCTCAGAGGACTGACATTGACACATCTAGAATAGTTGTCTTTGGAAGGTCACTTGGTGGTGCTGTTGGAACTGTGGTCACTAAAAACAACCCTGATAAG GTTGCTGCACTGATAGTGGAAAACACCTTCACATCTATTTTGGACATGGCTGGAGTTTTACTCCCTTTCTTGAAGTGGTTTATTGGAGGCAGTGGTTCAAAAGGTCCTAAAGCACTTAATTTTCTTGTACGGTCTCCTTGGAGTACAATTGATGTCATTGGTGAG GTTAAGCAGCCAATCCTCTTTCTCTCCGGCTTGCAAGATGAGATGATTCCTCCGTCCCATATGCAAATGCTGTATGCCAAAGCAGCTGCCCATAATAAGCAGTGTGTTTTTGTGGAATTTCCCACTGGCATGCATATGGATACTTGGCTCACTGGTGGTGATAATTATTGGAGAACGGTCCAGGAGTTTCTTCAACAACATGTTCCAGCAAAAAATGATGATGAATCGTCTCACACTGATAGAG GATTAACTTGGGAATGGATGCTGGCGCTACAGCCTGGTTGA
- the LOC126606036 gene encoding nuclear transcription factor Y subunit A-7-like isoform X1, translated as MPLYTNSMSWIPSERQISESLSKDVSFKVVFPPQGYHDAKHLGLKLQTDQGSSSTTHSIGHSQGEDETCGKSADGKLKPVFLPSNQDLMSNSSQVGYGNLVGCIPYPYVDPYFSGFVTAYGSQAMSHMLGIVPTRVLLPPDLAQDGPIYVNAKQYRGILRRRQSRAKLEAQNKLLKARKRISGCVINETSSIQTRPYPLDTFKSMQPYLHESRHLHALNRVRGSGGRFLSTKRQSDQNASSSTHHVSDSISVLQKDTGDTESHHSESSEFLPSVAIHSDMTSVSNTNDNFRQPDRRFVGIPPHMSGAMEFHGRFMRAGNQHFASVVR; from the exons GCCACAAGGTTATCATGACGCAAAGCATTTAGGACTTAAACTACAAACAGACCAGGGATCATCATCCACAACCCACTCAATTGGTCACTCTCAAG GCGAAGATGAAACATGTGGTAAGAGTGCTGATGGGAAACTGAAGCCAGTTTTCTTGCCGAGTAATCAAGATTTAATGTCGAACTCTTCTCAAGTTGGTTACGGCAATTTAGTG GGCTGCATACCATATCCTTATGTTGACCCTTACTTCAGTGGGTTCGTGACTGCATATGGATCACAGGCTATG TCCCATATGCTTGGGATCGTACCTACACGAGTTCTGTTGCCTCCTGATCTGGCACAAGATGGACCCATCTATGTCAATGCAAAACAGTACCGTGGAATCCTCAGAAGGAGACAGTCCCGTGCAAAGTTGGAGGCTCAAAACAAACTTCTCAAAGCTCGAAAG AGAATCAGCGGTTGTGTAATAAATGAAACCTCATCCATCCAAACCAGGCCTTACCCTCTTGACACTTTTAAATCAATGCAGCCTTATCTCCACGAGTCTCGCCATCTTCATGCCCTGAATAGGGTAAGGGGCTCTGGTGGACGTTTTCTCAGCACAAAGCGGCAATCAGACCAGAACGCCTCCAGTAGTACCCACCACGTTTCTGACTCCATCAGCGTACTTCAGAAAGATACAGGGGACACAGAAAGTCATCACTCGGAAAGCAGTGAATTCCTCCCTAGTGTTGCAATCCACTCAGACATGACAAGTGTTTCCAACACAAATGACAACTTTCGGCAGCCAGATCGCAGGTTTGTAGGCATCCCTCCCCACATGAGTGGAGCAATGGAGTTCCATGGCAGGTTTATGCGTGCTGGAAACCAGCACTTTGCTTCTGTTGTCCGGTGA